CgacattatggtcactagatgaaGCAAATGATCATATCTAACAAAATAAATTCATGATGGCTAGATGAATGCTTATACCAtttgtccaaaaaataaaaatacctctaagtgtttgtgaaagCTTACTCCACATAATTTACTCAGCCAATGAAAGTTAATGACCCAATTTTTATTGTTCTACTgccatcaatggccaacacggtacaacacttcatccatgatctttggtgatctctgatctccttatgaaatgtttcttacatgatgaagatcagccatggagtatatctgaggtgtatatcagggtgtgcttcttccccacatgagagctctgatgtccagcaacattcatatagaagacatttcccgcactcaaggcactaatacacctcgagagttgtgtgggatccctgatgtacaggaagacaggacttcagggaggaacaattccctcactcaggacaattAATTGGCTTTACCCCCCGTGtgcgatctctgatgtctgtaaagattggatTTCACCGAAAAActcttcccgcactcaggacacgaatacggcttctctcccgtgtgcaatctctgatgtgtgtaaagactggacttctgtgaaaaacttttcccgcactcaggacaggaatacggcttttccccagtGTGAGCCCTCTGATGCCTGTCAAGACTTGActtttctgaaaaacattttccgcaatcAGGGCAGGAATagggtttctcccccgtgtgagatctctggtgtgTGTAAAGATGTGACttatgtaaaaaacatttcccgcactcagggcaggaatacctCTTCTCCTTCGAGTGAGAAATCTGgtgtgtgtaaagactggacttgtctgaaaaacatttctcgcactcaggacaggaaaaaggcttttcacctgtgtgcaatctcagATGTCTGTGATAAAAAGACTTGTCTGaaaaacgtttcccgcactcGGAACAGGAGTACGGTTTTTCCCCCGTGTGAAGCCTTTGATGTGTGACAAGATGtgatttttgtacaaaacatttcccacacacagaacaagaatatggcttctcacctgtgtgaaacCTCCTATGTATGaaaagatgggacttcactgcaaaacatttcccgcaatcagaacaggaatatggcttctcacctgtgtgaaacCTCTGATGTATTTGAATATTGgacttttgtgaaaaacattttccgcaatcagaacaggaatacggtttTTCGCCCGTGTGAGACCTTTGATGTGTGACAAGTTCGCatttttgtacaaaacatttcccgcactcgggacaggaaaatggcttttcgcccgtgtgagatctttcatGCACATTAAGATTGAATTTAGaatggaaacacttcccgcactcagtacaggagaACCTCTTATCTGTCGAATTAGGGCAacacgatggtccatctacactgtgtggttttgaatggacatttgaggtagtcgggttttctcctggactatactgtgtgatgtcctcatcttttactttacagtctggagacaaagtgagacaatcctctgaggttttcctcatctcccgtccatctactaaaatagagataaaaagattattactagacatgagcagattggttcccctaaaccaggactctgcccacatcaggcagctttgtctctgaggatcttacaattccatcctcaaggtaactagtaaatgggtcctatgatctcctaccagatcatttctttattcatggaacttagtcagagagtgaggaaacaatgagaactgtcttttataggagtgacagtgaggaGGAGATTTTGGTATGAGTTTCCTCACCCGTTCTATCAGTTATGAAAAACTGCAGAGCTAAGACCCACTAGAGGTCAGAGAGTcaggatgggggagaacaacaAAGAATAAAGCTAGACTGCTCACTCATTATAACTTTCTGTTTAAAGCAGATCTCCCACGCCAGATACGTTTTTTTCTGAATGGCTATTTAAAACTTAAATTACTGTAATTTCTGCAACTGACGTGTCCTGTCTCCACCGGCCGCTCCGCTGCTTTACAGTGTGAAATAACAACTTATATTCCCCCTTCCGGTTTAggcaccattttaactgtgggcataagcccacagcCCGGCACTTCCTTTTCCGgtggatgctgatgtcccagcatccaccgctcgatctcgcgcGCGAGTAACGGGGACCAGCGGCTTTGGCGTAATGGAGATTTTTGTAAAGCCTGCCCTCCAGCCTTTGTTTACATCGCGCGTCACTCCCTCTTCCTCGAAATCGCGCGATATCTAGTCTAACATGGAAAGAATACGATCTGAAGGGAGCTATGACACgagctcccagaagacactgcaCGGCACAGGAAACGAAGAGAAACCCGAGCAAAAACCCGAGGAAGGCAGACCGGAAGCCCATCAAGTTTAATGGTACTGTAAATCTTATTTTAATTGTAAATATCGGTTTCAGCATTTTTTAGGAGCAGTATTATTTATGCGATCCTGTTTAAttttgggtggagatccgctttaaggtttcTAAGTTGGAGGATGTTAGCACATTATCGTTAACATGTagaagtctgtgctccaatcaaatcaccagaaatgtccagctggtagcaAATGGGTGTAACAAAAAATATGTTACGGCACTGGGTAGATGGTAGAATACACAACTCTTTACGATAAAATGTACTACATATTGTATATGATTCAACACTTAGGACTATTAAGTATTAGAATTATGTATTGTACAACAGAGTATATAGTATAGGGGTCAAGAGTACAAACTGCAAAATAAATTATATCATTTtagggtcaggactcataatcTTGGTATTCAGTGGAAGCTTAAATGTCTActtgagacaagttgcagaggtcCCAcatcgctgcctcccatctcctgagactgcactcaatgacttgggtctgagactatacagacatatccctccacccggcacagccagcaaataacagagcaatcCTGGGAGAAATGTTCTGTCAGATTTTGCTAGACCTGAGCATGGGGTAGAATGCCCAAGGCACATTCCCCAGGTTCCTAGGTCGAGCAAtgcctatggtgaaaatcaaaatCATTTTGAGGCCTGCTGAGCCTCAATCTACAGAAATCCAGTCTagatacataaattgtgtctgcaatgctgagaaggaagattatctgagagaaatacaggacagggaatacagctcaggaaagtgaccagggtggggtattacaggctgatatcacccagtctttgccctcctctggaccaatcagtgagtagtatgggtggaggaatgcattgttaatgacccacctgtgctgttctctgtaggagtgtcctcctctattattttttttattattccatcctcctccatagactgctgatcatccttcACAtatgtctcttcttcttctgtcttaaTGTCAACTTTTATAgctatcagatcttcaccctaaaaaaaaaaaaaaagagaagggtggACAGGAACATCAATAATGTCATAAAGCTGCAGTAATGTTTCATGCCCCGTTTGTCTGCTTACCACTGGTCTGTATCAGCTTAGGGACCGCGCTGTTACACATGCATGTTTAAGTAATTTTCTCTCAGCATGGCTCCATCCAAGCCTCTAACAGGAAACACTATTTaacactgtgcactgcaagccagctttGCCTGAGCAATAGTTGTTTAGGCTCTCCTATGTGTTTCTTGCCGTGTGCTCTATGTTTGATTCATTGCACCGACTTTGGTTTGTTCTCCTgactatccctgtctgcttgGTACCCTGACATTTGACGTGTTCTCCTGGCCATCTCTATCTGCTTGTCCTTCTGACTATTCCTTGTTGCCCTGCACTGCTGCTTCCTCTTCATCCACCAGAGCTTGCTGTGAGCGCGAGCTAggagaccctgggggccgcgacctggagtcagctgcagaAAAGTCCATCCTTGCAATCAGAGTCTGTGGTGAAAACCTGCTAGCTCTTAGACTCcaggccctggggaatcttatgctctagctcccagttCGATCCGTGTCGGTGCTCAGGTGGAGCCGCTTTCCTGAACTACCCAGAGCTCCATCCGCAGCACTCAGCCGAATGGTCTACAAGCTTAGCGGTGCGCTCCTGACCTAAGCAGTGTACATCTGTCACCTGACCTGACAAATAAAATATAAGCAAtcatattgtgacatcacattaaAAAAATCCACACATTGGCTCCGTAAGTCCATGTTCTAGGTCAGTGATTGaaaggctagagttcccccataatatcaatgcattataaggcttgctagagttcccccatagtaaTTAATGCTTGTATGAAGATGTATCCTTGAGCTTCTAGGATTAGTTACACAGAAGCTAAGAACAACCTTGCCAAATATTATTTATGTACTGAGCAGAGAATGATAACAGAGGGAACAAGGTTTTAGCTGGTCACACAGAGAATAGATTGCTATATTTTTCACACGCTGTATAAATTGTGACAAGTGTTACGTGTATAACCTAATTACTAAaatatgattggctgagacaagggCGTTCCTTTATTGTACGATTTGATTAGGTGCAAGTACGCACAAGAAATAAAGGCTAGTTTTTACAcaccattagctagattcagaaagctttacgccggcgtatcagtagatacgccgacgtaactctgaatctacgccgtcctaaatttaagcgtattctggaaaccagatacgcttaaattaggctaagatacgagcggcgtaagtctcctacgccgtcgtatcttagggtgcaatatttacgctggccgctaggtggcgcttccgtggagttcggcgtagaatatacgaatgcctagatacgccgaatcagaaacatacgtgcgcccggcgcattttttttacgtcgtttacatatgcctttttctggcgtaaatttagtcgaacaaatagctggcctagtcaatgttaagtatggccgtcgttcccgcgtcgaaatttgaaatgtttacgttgttggcgcaagtcgtccgtgaatggggctggacgtaatttacattcacgtcgaaaccaatacgtccttgcggcgtactttggggcaatgcacactgggatatgtacacggacggcgcatgcgcccttcgtaaaaaccatcaatcacgtcgggtcaccatccatttacataaaacacgcccccctcatcctcatttgaattaggcgcgcttacgccggccccatttacgctacgccgccgtaacttaggaggcaagtgctttgtgaatacagcactttcctctctgacttacggcggcgtagcgtaaatacgttacgctacgccgccgtaaaaatgcgcgcatctacctgaatccagctacataTGTCTGTGTGGGTGTTTTGACTTGCCGATGCATCAGGGAACTCCATACATCCAGAAGTTCTAAAAACCCGGGTCTAGTTGAACCACCAACcttacagtgatggcgaaccttggcactccagatgttttggaactacatttcccatgatgctcatgcactctgcagtgtagttgagcagcATGGGAAATCGTTCCAAAgcatctgaggtgccaaggttctccatcccACCAGCCTTGTAATGGTGAGATGGTGTGATctacctgtgtggaatcccgggaatacagaggaccagGACATCTCTCTCTTGgcttcctggtattaggtggctccatcatatccttgtgttctTCTGAAAACTTCTCCATCACTCCATATTTCTCATCCTCCTCTtgatactcttctttaacaacaatattataatcCTCAAGGTTTACACTCTGaatattaaataaaacatttattataacaaacacgcatgtgtataaatcataactaccaaTGATTGTTGTGCATCTACCTGATGGTCCTGtctggaatcccgggaatacagaggacggggacgtctctctggtgggttcctattACACGATGGCTCCGCCATGATGTCCTTGTgtagatccttgtgtccttcagaAAACTGCTTCATCgcaccatactcctcatcctcctttttatactcctcttTGACAATAATATTATAATCcctgaggtttccactctgatgCACAAAAATACATTACTTGTAACAAACACTCTTTTGTGTAAATCTTAATTATCAGTGAtagttcctcatctacctgatgatggtgagggatggtgtgaccttcctgtgtggaatcccgggaatacagaggacgggatcTCTCTGGTGgattcccattactggatccatctgtaggaaacacacacactgactgaatacattggggTTAATTTAACTTAATTTAAAAATATGGTGCGGCTTTGCATTGAAACCAGTTTTatcaaacttaattgaacaagctgatgctagaagccgattggctaccaggtacagctgcaccatattttgcacactccagttttggtaaatgaaccccattgtttctatgtgttcatcagatgggggggggggggatctaggtggagcctccgtactgctctctcctttacaataaagtctcctcttacccggtgatgtgaggggcggctgattgtccatcatgacgtccttgtagagatccttgtgtccttctaaatactcccactcctccatggagaaatagacagtgacatcctgacaccttataggaacctgacacacacaatgatacagtcaccatccagacacatcccttgtctgttactggataatgtcccagaattcccggcaccgctcacctctcctgtcagcagctcggtGATCTCTGAAATCTTCTTTTTATTTCTCTATTGGGGAGGGAGTTGGAGAAAATGTGATTGTCATATGATGAGCAGACTTCATACATTTTCAAAAATCTACATGTGAATAGTACAACCAAATGCCATAATTTCCCTttcctctccagtcaggtctgtgttttattattagcGATAATATTgaggtcatgtgacctcccagaatcctcctcacctcacaaTTCAGGAATCTATTTCTAAAGCCCCACTTGAAGCAACACAGAGCCCCCACTTCATTGATTAAAAGCTTGTCTCATGCAATCTGACTATGCAATGCAATCTATTAAATACACCACTGGACCAACGATACTGCTTTGCTCAAGGATCTGCCCACATCCTAAGAtcgttgtaaaaaataaagaaaatagttaGATGAAAGGGCATTGAGAAGAGGAGCTGTGAGGTtcatgtgatgtcataggatgggGCTGACTCCAGAAGGAGGGACACTGGGAGAAGAagctgaggtcagtgtgatgtcataggattctctgactggATGAAGTCCCCTTCCACGCGTTACAGGCTCCGCTAGGTAACTTGAAAAGTTtctgtatgtacaggagaggagtgtggagggtatgacagtgtgcattatgtacaggagaggagtgtggggggtatgacagtgtgcattatgtacaggagaggagtgtggagggtatgacagtgggcagtatgtacaggagaggagtgtggagggtatgacagtgggcagtatgtacaggagagttgtgtggagggtatggccgtgagcagtatgtacaggagaggagtgtggagggtatgacagtgggcagtatgtacaggagagttgtgtggagggtatggccgtgagcagtatgtacaggagaggagtatggagggtatgacagtgggtggtatgtacagaagaggagtgtggagggtataacagtgggcagtatgtacaggaaaggagtgtgtagagtatgacagtgagcaataTGTTCAGGAGAAGAGTTTGGACCAAATGACGATGGACAGTATGTATAAGAGGAGTGTGAAGAGTATGAAAGAAGGCAGTAAGTAAATGAGAGGTGTGCTTAGGGTATGATGGGGAGCTGTATGTGAAGGAGATGAATGTGGTGGgtattatgtacaggagaggggtatgGAAGGTACGAAGATATGTCCAGAAAGCAATGCTGAAGATATGGTGGTGGGTCTTACTTTATGCGCAGAatgttagattttaaatttatccatatttttatgtaataaatgtttctgaatcattggtttaaccacttaaagaccttaggtgtttttcagatttggtgtttgcaagactaaaacagtttttactgctagaaaattacttaaaaacccccaaacattatatatatatatatatatttttctaacaccctagagaataaaatggcagtcatcgcaatactttttgtcacaccgtatttgcgcagcggtcttacaagcgcactttttttggaaaaaattcactttttttaatcaaaaaataagacaacaataaatttggcccaatttttttatatattgtgaaagataatgttacgccgagtaaaatgatacccaacatgtcacgctttaaaattgcgcccgctcgtggcatggcgtcaaacttttacccttaaaaatctcgataggcgacgtttaaaaaattctataggttgcattttttgagctacagagtagctctagggctataattattgctctcgctctaacgatcgcggcgatacctcacttgtgtgatttgaacaccgttttcatatgcgggcgctactcgcgtatgcgttcgcttctgcgcgcgagctcgtcgggacggggcgctttaaaaaaaaatttttggggttttcttatttatttttattgattttattattttttacactgaaataaaaaaaaaaaaaaaaaattatcacttttatttctattacaaggaatgtaaacatcccttgtaatagaaaaaagcatgataggtcctcttaaatatgagatctggggtcaaaaagacctcacatctcatatttagacttaaatgcaagaaaaaaaaaaaaaaaggaaaatttgtcatttaaaaaaattacaacaaaaaaattgtctctttaagaggctgggccggactgacgttttgacgtcacttccgcccagcagagctatgaggacgagtgggggccatcttgccctcactcaagtcctcgctctccaggcggcagcatccgatctcctccgccgctaccgacggctacggtaagcggcggagggtgcccACAGAAaatatggatacctcagttgtggcagcggctgctgccgttactgagatatccatatttaaaaagaggacgtacatttacaatacgcgggtctttaagtggttaaacatggtaGCTTTTGAGG
The sequence above is drawn from the Rana temporaria chromosome 4, aRanTem1.1, whole genome shotgun sequence genome and encodes:
- the LOC120935540 gene encoding gastrula zinc finger protein XlCGF17.1-like codes for the protein MDFSAADSRSRPPGSPSSRSQQALVDEEEAAVQGNKEYTQYSPGENPTTSNVHSKPHSVDGPSCCPNSTDKRFSCTECGKCFHSKFNLNVHERSHTGEKPFSCPECGKCFVQKCELVTHQRSHTGEKPYSCSDCGKCFSQKSNIQIHQRFHTGEKPYSCSDCGKCFAVKSHLFIHRRFHTGEKPYSCSVCGKCFVQKSHLVTHQRLHTGEKPYSCSECGKRFSDKSFYHRHLRLHTGEKPFSCPECEKCFSDKSSLYTHQISHSKEKRYSCPECGKCFLHKSHLYTHQRSHTGEKPYSCPDCGKCFSEKSSLDRHQRAHTGEKPYSCPECGKSFSQKSSLYTHQRLHTGEKPYSCPECGKSFSVKSNLYRHQRSHTGGKAN